The DNA window ATCTCAATCTTCGTGGCGAAGCCGACCTCGTCCGGGATCCCTGCCGCCCGGCAGCGATCCCGGTCATCGGTCCACGCCGCCGGCAGATACAACTGCCGGTCGATCAACGCGTGCCCGCGCGTCGAGCGGTAGGCCAGGAAGACACCGACCTGGCAGTTCTCGATCCGGCCGGCGGTTCCCGAGTACTGCCGGGCGACCCCGGCGGACTTCACGCCCTTCTTCAGGAACCCGGTGTCATCGATGATCAGCACACCATTCGGATCACCGAGGTGCTCGATCACGTAATCCCGGACCTCGTCACGCACGGCGTCGATGTCCCAGTCGGCCCACCGCAGCAGGCGTTGCATCCCGTCCGGTGACAGGTCACCGGCTTGCTCGGCGAGGGTCCAGCCGTTCTTACGATCGAGGCCGGCGACCAGCCCGGACAGATACTGCCGGGCCCGCCGCCGCGGCTCCGCGCGGGTGAACCGGTCCGCGAACCGGGCATGCAACCGGTCCAGTTCACTCGACCACTGATCAAACTCGATCGACGTCACACAACAGGCAACGAGCCGATCATCTATACGTATCGCCTGCTGAGTGCCGTTGCAGTATTAAAGCTTGTAGAACGTCACATAGTGGTCGGGGGTGAAGTAGGCGACGCGGGTGCTGCGGTTGACCACGATGCGGTAAGCGTCGCGGGAGGCGCCCCGGGCGCGGGAGTAGACGTCGTATTCGCCGTAGGAGGCGGACGGGAGCTGGCCCTCGCGGTTGTAGAACGTGCCGCCGGTGTAGTTGTAGTTGCCGTACGGCCAGGCATACCAGCCGGCGCTCGTCGGCCAGTTGAGGGACTTCCAGCCGTTGTACGCGGTGCGCGCGGCTGAGCAGCGGCTGATCGTGCAGCTGTTGTAGACCGCGGCCTGGGCAGCGTCGGTGTTGGTCGGGGCTACGACGGCGGGTGCCACCAGTGCCGTGCCGGAGAGGGCGAGGACCAGGGCCAGGCCGGAGAGTAAGCGGCCGATTCGGGTGATCATGATCGGACTCCGATGCCGTGGGGGGATTACCCGGACATCGACCATCGTCACCGTGGGGGGAGGGTGGTGGTACCTCCCGGTCCGATCATTTCACCGGAGTTGGGTAACGCTTCACGCTCCGCCCAGGCCGTTCACCCAGTTGACGTACTCGTCCTGCTGGCCCTGTGCGCCGCGCTGCGGGGGAGGGCCGCTGATCGAGGTCGGCTCCACCACCGGCGGACGGGCGGTCGCCGGAGTGATGCGCGGGTGCTCGGCGGTGTCGATTCCGGTCCGGGGGCCGGGGTTGCCGGTCGCGAAACCGTCGAACGAGCCGGATGGGGAGGCCGGTGGGTTCTCCGGGGCCTGCCGGCGGCCGCGCCAGCCGCGGCGGGGTGCGGGTGCGGGCTCCTGCCGGCCGGAGAAGTGCGACGGGGCCTCCTGCTGACCGGAGAACTGCGAGGGGGCTTCCTGCTGGCCGGAGAAACGGGGCGCCGGGCCGGCGAAACGCGGTGCGGGGCTCTGCTGGCCGGGGCCCTGGTGGGCGCTGTGCTGGCCCGGGCTGTGCTGCCCGGGGTTCTGCTGGCCGGGGTTGTGCTGGCTGAGGTTCTGCTGGCCGGGGTTGTGCTGGCCGGGGCTCTGCTGCGGCGGGCCGGAGAAGCGGGCGGGGGACTGGGGCGGCTGGCCGAACGGCGTGCCCGTACCCGAATTGAAGGGTGAGTTGGGCGCGTTGGCCGGGGCCTGGTTGGCCAGGTCGGCGAGGGGGTGCGGGCGGTCGGCGACGGTGACGACGCCGGTGTCCGAGGGGCGGAGCTGCGGGTCCGGACGCTGCGCGGCGGCGGCCGCCGCGGCGGCGATGGCGGACTGACCGGGTACGGAAGGGGCGGCCTGATCGCGCCGGGGCAGCGGGGCGGGGCCGAGGTCGCTGCCGGTCGGCGCGGTGGCGCCCGAAGCGATGTTGCCGGAGGCGGTGCTGCCCAAACCGGTGTTGCCGGAGGCGGCGCTACCCGAAGCGGTGTTGCCGGAGGCGATGCTGCCCGGGACGGTGTCACCCAGGGCGGCGCCGGGTGACGTGGCGCCGGACGTGGCGCGGGACGCGGCGGTGGCCGTCGACTGCTCGTCGTCGTGGGCCCGCTCCGGCGCGCCTCGGATGATCACGGCGAGCACCGAGCCGAGGACGCCGGCGCCGGCGGCGAACATCGCCGACCAGTACGGGCTGAAGGTGAAGCCGCTGCTCTCGCCCGGACCGGCGATCAGGTAGGCGACGGTGAGCAGCGCCGGACCGGCCAGTCCGGTCAGCGCCACCGCCGAGGTCGGCATCCGGCGGCCCCGCGCCATCAGGCCGAGGATCAGGCCGGAGAAGAGCGCCAGCAGCGGCATCGTGACGAACGGGGTGCGGTCGTTGACCACGGCCGGGAGGAAATCGCCCTCCAGCACGCCGAGGCGGACCGGGGCCGCGGTGTGGCCGGGGAGCAGCGACGGGGTGACCGCGACGAGGCCGATCACCCAGACGAGCACGGTGAGGGCGGCGATGTTCCACCGGACGACCGCTCGCGCGGCGGCGGCCCAGGCGGCGAAGATGCCGACCGCGACGCCGAGGCCGGCGCACACGCCGATCACGAAGACCGGGTCGACGCCGGCGACCTGGGCGGAGCGGGCCGGCTGCATGGTCAGCGGCAGCACCACGAGAGCGCCGAGGCCGGACGCGAGGCCGACGGCGAGCGCGCCACCGGCACCGACCGGCTGGGACCGCCAGCGGGGACGGAAGCCGGTGCCGACGACGGCGCCGATCGCGGCGGCGGTCATCGCGATCCAGGCGACCCAGGCGAGCTGGGACGTCCACTGATCACTCGCTGTGACGTCAAGGTCCCGATCGAGGCGCACCATGCTGAGCCCGTAGGCGAGGCCGAGCTGACCCGCACCGACCACGGCTGCCGCCGCCGTGGTGGTGGCCAGCAGCTTCACCCAGCTCCAAAATGCCATGCCGCGCACGTTACGGAATGGCCAGGCCGACACGCCAGTCCGGAGGCCGCTTATTAAGACACCCTAAAGTCTCGATCATCAACATCGATTTGTGTAACTATGGCAGGCGTCACTGTGGGTTACTGGAGGGCGACGTACGGGTCAGTTGCCACGCCGACCGTCTGCAGTGGACACTGATCAGGCAGCCTTCAGTCCGTTCTTGGGCGGCGGTGGGGTGGTTGGAAGGGCGGACAAATAGTCCGTCGCATCGTGCCAAACCTTGCGAACGTGAGACCTTCGCAAGGTCACGGGACGGAAATCTCAGTGGCTGGAACGGTGACGGTGACTTCACGGAAGGTCGCGGGTGGAATATTCGCGCACGTCAAACCGTATGTCGCTGCTGCGCTTCGTGTTCCGGTCCGGTTTCCACCCGGACAGCCGAGCATTTTCCGGGAGGTTCCAGGCTTCCCAAACGGTCCGGCGTTCTGATGAAATCGCCGCCGTGCCGAAATCGGCGCGGGCTTTGCTGCGGGCACCGGACGGGGCCGGACCGCGGCCCCCGGCGCGCCGGCCGATCTGTCGGAGCCGAGCGGGGACGACCACGAAGGAGATGTCGTGAGCACGGGATCCTCGGCCCAGGCTGCACGACGTGGCCTTCCGCGGCTTCGCGACGCGCGCATGCGCGCCAAACTCGCCGCCCTGCTCTTCCTGCCGCTGGCCGCGGTGCTGATCCTCGCGACCGTCCGGCTCGGCGAGGTCGGCGAGCGGGCCACTGACGCCGGCCGGGTGGCCGACCTGACCAGCCTCGGCAGTGAACTCTCCCGGCTGACCGGTCTGCTGCACGACGAGCGGATGGCGGCGCTCGCGTACCTCGCGGTGCCGGACGCCGCGGACACCGGGTACCGGGAAGCGGTCAAGGCGGTGGACGCACAGGCACAGGTCGTCGGTACCCGCCGTGCCGCGGTTGACGGGATCCCGGCCATGGTCGACCAGCGGCTCACCCAGGCCGACACCGCGTTGCGCGCCCTGCCGGAACTGCGCCGGACCGTCGCCGACCGGTCCGCGACGGTGCCGGAGACCGCCGGGCGGTACGGGGACGCGATCGCCGGGATGGGCGGCTTCACCGCGACGGTGAGCCGGATCGCCGAACCGGGACCCGTCGCGGACGGCCTGCGGACACTCGCCGCCTTCAGCCGGATCGAGACGGCCGCTGCCACGCAGGCGACGGTGACGTTCGTAGCCCGTACCAGCGGGGGGTTGAACGCCGATCGGCAGCAAGCTATCGTCGCGGCGCAAGCCACCCGCCGGGAGGCCCTGGCCGACCTCCGGTCGGTCGCGACCCCGCAGCAGATCGCCCTGGTCGAGACCGTGGCCGAGGACGAGGCCGTGACCCGCGCCGACACGCTCTCCACCCCGTCGGGCGGGCTCGCCGGAACCGCGCCGAACGATGTCGTCGAGGCCTTCGGCACGGTGACCCGGCTGCTGGGCGCGGCCGAGTCGCAGATCGACGAGCAGGTGGTCGCGACCGCGCGCGACAGCAGCAGCGACACCTCCCGGCGGGCCACCGTCGAGTTCGTCCTGGTGCTGCTCGTGCTGCTGGCCGCGGTCATCGTCGCGATCTACCTGGGCCGCTCGATGCACCTCGCGGTGCGGCGCCTGCGGGAGGGCGCGCTCGCGGTGGCGAACCGGGATCTTCCCGAGGCCGTGACTCGTTTGCAGGACGTGGAGAACCTGGGCGAGGGCGGCGTCGACCGGATCGTCGCGCAGACCCGGGACCCGATCCCGGTCACCGAGAACGACGAGTTCGGCCAGGTGGCCGAGGCCTTCAACATGGTGCACCGGGAGGCGATCCGGGTCGCGGCCGAGCAGGCCGCGCTGCGGACCAGTGTCTCGACCATGTTCCTCAGCCTGGCCCGGCGCAGTCAGAACCTGGTCGACCGGATGATCGGCGAGCTCGACCAGATCGAGCGGATGGAGGAGGACCCGAAGCGGCTCGCCCGCCTCTTCGAGCTGGACCACCTCGCCACCCGGATGCGCCGCAACGACGAGAACCTGCTGGTGCTGGCCGGCGCCGAGGTCGGCTCGCCACGCCGCGAGGACGCGCTGCTGATCGACGCGATCCGGGCCGCG is part of the Actinoplanes missouriensis 431 genome and encodes:
- a CDS encoding ribonuclease domain-containing protein; protein product: MITRIGRLLSGLALVLALSGTALVAPAVVAPTNTDAAQAAVYNSCTISRCSAARTAYNGWKSLNWPTSAGWYAWPYGNYNYTGGTFYNREGQLPSASYGEYDVYSRARGASRDAYRIVVNRSTRVAYFTPDHYVTFYKL
- a CDS encoding YML083C domain-containing protein → MAFWSWVKLLATTTAAAAVVGAGQLGLAYGLSMVRLDRDLDVTASDQWTSQLAWVAWIAMTAAAIGAVVGTGFRPRWRSQPVGAGGALAVGLASGLGALVVLPLTMQPARSAQVAGVDPVFVIGVCAGLGVAVGIFAAWAAAARAVVRWNIAALTVLVWVIGLVAVTPSLLPGHTAAPVRLGVLEGDFLPAVVNDRTPFVTMPLLALFSGLILGLMARGRRMPTSAVALTGLAGPALLTVAYLIAGPGESSGFTFSPYWSAMFAAGAGVLGSVLAVIIRGAPERAHDDEQSTATAASRATSGATSPGAALGDTVPGSIASGNTASGSAASGNTGLGSTASGNIASGATAPTGSDLGPAPLPRRDQAAPSVPGQSAIAAAAAAAAQRPDPQLRPSDTGVVTVADRPHPLADLANQAPANAPNSPFNSGTGTPFGQPPQSPARFSGPPQQSPGQHNPGQQNLSQHNPGQQNPGQHSPGQHSAHQGPGQQSPAPRFAGPAPRFSGQQEAPSQFSGQQEAPSHFSGRQEPAPAPRRGWRGRRQAPENPPASPSGSFDGFATGNPGPRTGIDTAEHPRITPATARPPVVEPTSISGPPPQRGAQGQQDEYVNWVNGLGGA